A section of the Rossellomorea marisflavi genome encodes:
- a CDS encoding helix-turn-helix domain-containing protein yields MKGKKSSQSIQDAHLFGLQALFLSLPKLKREYFDRCIAMLQDKEFITLNDDNRARLTHSGIEGLAVYFQKKPYPAHMDGLKHGDQSILLWKRLSLLVQVLSNARMNETSYFPVQRDRKVQDWLKVFIRKQGKTEVLSAKLFEELYTLLAQTMPGEDPGILVERLTGYRDYGATEGQSADRFGVDREEYRFRFLNLLHFIIARAKEDAGAYPIVYSIIEEKEHIQPLTASTKKTLELFQKGIPVEEIARIRELKVNTIEDHLIEIILTLHDFPVTSFIDEGVYEEVLGVLTELKTKRLKPIKERFPELSYFQIRAVIAKAGETP; encoded by the coding sequence ATGAAAGGGAAAAAGTCTTCACAATCCATACAGGATGCACATCTCTTTGGGCTGCAGGCTCTCTTCCTGTCACTTCCAAAACTGAAAAGGGAGTACTTTGACCGTTGCATTGCTATGCTTCAGGATAAGGAATTCATCACGCTGAACGACGATAATCGTGCCCGGCTGACTCATTCCGGAATAGAGGGCTTGGCGGTTTACTTTCAAAAAAAACCGTACCCCGCCCATATGGATGGATTGAAGCATGGTGATCAGTCCATCCTCCTTTGGAAGAGACTCAGCCTACTGGTACAGGTGTTATCCAATGCGCGAATGAACGAAACATCGTACTTTCCCGTGCAGAGGGACCGGAAAGTTCAAGATTGGTTAAAAGTGTTCATACGGAAGCAGGGGAAGACCGAAGTTTTGTCAGCAAAGCTGTTTGAAGAGCTGTACACCTTGCTAGCCCAAACAATGCCTGGTGAAGATCCGGGGATCCTTGTTGAGCGGCTGACGGGATACCGGGACTATGGAGCAACGGAAGGGCAATCAGCAGACCGGTTCGGTGTGGACCGTGAGGAGTACCGGTTCAGATTCCTGAACCTTCTCCACTTTATCATCGCACGTGCCAAAGAGGATGCAGGTGCTTACCCGATAGTCTATTCGATCATAGAGGAAAAGGAGCATATCCAACCCCTCACCGCTTCGACCAAAAAAACGCTCGAGCTTTTTCAGAAGGGGATACCCGTCGAGGAAATCGCCAGGATCCGGGAGCTGAAAGTGAATACGATTGAAGACCATTTAATCGAGATCATATTGACACTCCATGACTTTCCCGTCACGTCATTCATAGATGAAGGGGTGTACGAAGAGGTGCTGGGCGTTCTGACAGAGTTAAAGACGAAGCGCCTTAAGCCGATAAAGGAAAGATTTCCTGAGTTGTCCTATTTTCAGATCCGTGCAGTCATTGCGAAGGCAGGTGAGACCCCGTGA